The DNA window GCGTGTAGAACTCTCGCCATGCTAATACTGAATGCTGTTACACTGTTTTTTGATATGAATGACTGTTGATCCCGTGAACTGGAAATACCCGTTGCAGACAGCAACGAAAGCGAAGATGGTAGCAGATAGCAGCGCGTAGCTGTAGACAATGGTCCCATGACACGCTATGGCTATGCTGTAATGAATGTGACTCTTCGTGAGGAGGACATCCGTACGAATCGTGGGATGCGCAAGGCGACTTTCGAGGATCGCGGGCTTGAATACGCTGGTACCCTCACTGTCCAGAATTGCCGTGATCTCAAACGCATCATCGAGTGGAATCTCGACAACGGCATCTACTATTATCGTATCAGTTCGGATCTGCTTCCTTGGTTCAGCCAGTACGAACTCGATGACTTGCCGAACGCAACCGAAATCCGTCGTTTATTCGAAGAGATCGGCACGCTTGCCCGCGAGCATGACCTTCGGCTCACCTTTCATCCCGGTCACTTTGTGAAGTTGGCGAGTACCGACGAGGGCGTTGTCGAGCGATCGCTAATCGACCTAGAAAATCACGGCGCGCTGTGTGACGCGATGGACCTGTCGCGGACACCCTACAACGCGATCAACGTCCACATCGGCGCACATTATGGTGATAAGGAGA is part of the Halocatena salina genome and encodes:
- the uvsE gene encoding UV DNA damage repair endonuclease UvsE, with product MTRYGYAVMNVTLREEDIRTNRGMRKATFEDRGLEYAGTLTVQNCRDLKRIIEWNLDNGIYYYRISSDLLPWFSQYELDDLPNATEIRRLFEEIGTLAREHDLRLTFHPGHFVKLASTDEGVVERSLIDLENHGALCDAMDLSRTPYNAINVHIGAHYGDKETTGKRFCEHFQRLSQSVRHRLTVENDDTESLWSIPELIEAVHDRIDVPITYDELHHQFTSRGLTRQEAITRATATWDTTPIIHYSESRRLHEADPSIRPQNHSDYVAGPIRTYETGADVMIEAKKKEKAVFRYRESTKMRSGSDTCSR